One genomic region from Leptolyngbyaceae cyanobacterium JSC-12 encodes:
- a CDS encoding hypothetical protein (IMG reference gene:2510095011), whose product MRSTFVSEAGLLIAFEKTRERLSKCCSACSAVVRLSLLHNNFVYTHAISLFVSSFFEVPGFPGQVDLKCVIGSFYECKLV is encoded by the coding sequence ATGAGGTCAACTTTTGTTTCAGAGGCAGGGCTGTTGATTGCCTTTGAGAAAACCAGGGAACGATTGAGCAAATGCTGTTCAGCTTGTTCAGCAGTTGTTCGATTGAGCTTGCTCCACAACAATTTCGTTTACACTCATGCAATTTCCCTGTTTGTATCAAGTTTCTTTGAAGTGCCTGGATTCCCAGGGCAAGTTGATTTGAAATGTGTTATCGGCTCTTTTTATGAGTGTAAACTTGTCTAA
- a CDS encoding metalloendopeptidase-like membrane protein (IMG reference gene:2510095012~PFAM: Peptidase family M23; LysM domain): MAQGQLNAGSLGGRFLRRTIPQKGQPVPSRMSEHEAMTTQAKQVSPEGNRRVRTSAAMIGLAVSVGAYSLPLPHQGDQAVASEPTAEPSTSDISASFETAAAFSTDNQTSGSASGTEATFPSVTHTVQEGQTLWDVARFYGTDASAIAVANGLSLNSVLRVGQVLVIPTDTRIAQAVTSNGSSATPSYYGPVSNWKTASKLPTQSSALSGIGGALKEKQAEAVQTLRQKRENLRSSLVALNPQSQESVVSVGLNSSAQIEDSTSSVPSVLPSGDQTTSQQVQSDSTTSDTQVVALRSLNGLTQPNPGLLGSMSYRVNPGDTLSAIARAHGVSVQQLLELNRISDPNYIFVGQALIIPRTQRPQNAELQDKFNGAIAAVPSTTVVDAASVPSQPRRSVMMPSATSEKVSVVTPFTVTPQPVEDTGASSRLLRYNHVENLKLEIDRLRERYQSSGGRFQNVSRGDTRVVAASVIEAPLASDVSEPVNPEFNPEHYSSRVQAIRDRLRPTQVPTNSSNAPMRTQQPQVVAAAPLGSENYDPIKSRLGKTVSPELPPLGSGSEFLPGAPSSIEGYIWPTRGVLTSGYGWRWGRMHKGIDIAGPVGTPIVAAADGVVTYAGWNSGGYGYLVEIQHSDGSMTLYAHNNRILVRVGQQVAQGQQISEMGSTGYSTGPHLHFEVHPSGRGAVNPMAYLPRS; this comes from the coding sequence ATGGCTCAAGGACAGTTAAACGCTGGAAGTTTAGGAGGTCGTTTTTTGAGACGAACAATTCCGCAGAAGGGTCAGCCTGTTCCTTCCCGTATGAGTGAGCACGAAGCTATGACAACTCAAGCAAAGCAGGTTTCTCCAGAGGGCAATCGTCGAGTTCGCACTTCGGCAGCCATGATTGGACTAGCAGTTTCAGTAGGTGCTTATAGTCTGCCCCTTCCGCATCAGGGAGATCAGGCAGTTGCTTCGGAGCCTACTGCAGAACCATCTACGTCTGATATTTCGGCTTCGTTTGAAACTGCTGCTGCATTCAGCACTGATAATCAAACTTCAGGTTCAGCTTCTGGAACGGAAGCCACTTTTCCCTCGGTAACGCACACAGTGCAGGAGGGGCAAACTCTCTGGGATGTTGCTCGTTTCTATGGCACAGATGCGTCTGCGATCGCCGTAGCTAACGGGCTTTCCTTAAACTCCGTGTTGAGAGTTGGACAGGTTCTGGTGATTCCAACCGATACTCGCATTGCCCAGGCAGTGACTTCCAACGGTTCATCTGCAACACCCAGCTACTATGGTCCCGTTTCCAACTGGAAGACAGCCTCAAAGCTACCAACTCAATCATCTGCTCTGTCAGGGATTGGTGGAGCACTGAAGGAGAAGCAGGCGGAAGCCGTTCAAACCCTCCGGCAAAAGCGTGAGAATCTACGTTCCAGCCTGGTTGCGCTTAATCCTCAATCCCAGGAATCTGTTGTTTCCGTTGGGCTTAACTCGTCTGCACAGATTGAAGACAGCACCTCCTCGGTGCCGAGTGTGTTGCCTTCTGGCGATCAGACAACCTCTCAGCAAGTTCAGAGTGATAGTACGACTTCTGATACTCAGGTGGTGGCTCTACGTTCACTCAATGGGCTTACCCAGCCCAACCCTGGCTTGCTCGGTTCAATGTCTTATCGAGTCAATCCAGGCGATACCCTTAGCGCGATCGCTCGTGCTCACGGTGTATCTGTTCAGCAACTACTGGAATTGAACCGCATTAGTGATCCAAATTACATTTTTGTAGGGCAAGCGCTAATTATTCCACGCACTCAGCGCCCTCAAAATGCAGAGTTGCAGGACAAATTCAATGGTGCGATCGCGGCAGTTCCCAGCACGACGGTAGTTGATGCCGCATCTGTCCCATCGCAACCTCGTCGCTCCGTGATGATGCCATCTGCCACTTCTGAAAAGGTTTCGGTCGTTACGCCCTTTACTGTAACTCCCCAACCCGTTGAAGACACTGGTGCAAGCTCTCGGTTACTCCGCTATAACCATGTTGAAAACCTGAAGTTGGAGATTGATCGCCTGCGCGAACGGTATCAGAGTTCAGGCGGCCGTTTCCAAAATGTATCCCGTGGGGATACCAGAGTTGTAGCAGCTTCTGTGATAGAGGCTCCTCTTGCTTCGGATGTGTCTGAGCCAGTCAACCCAGAGTTCAATCCAGAGCATTACTCCAGTCGTGTGCAGGCAATTCGCGATCGCCTGCGTCCGACTCAGGTTCCAACGAACAGTTCTAATGCTCCGATGAGAACCCAGCAACCTCAAGTTGTAGCAGCGGCTCCCCTGGGTTCCGAAAACTATGATCCCATCAAGTCGAGGCTTGGGAAAACGGTATCTCCTGAGCTTCCACCTCTGGGGTCGGGCAGTGAGTTTTTGCCCGGTGCACCTAGTAGCATTGAAGGCTATATTTGGCCGACTAGAGGGGTTCTCACCTCTGGATATGGCTGGCGCTGGGGACGAATGCACAAGGGGATTGACATTGCTGGTCCCGTAGGTACGCCCATTGTTGCGGCGGCTGATGGGGTTGTGACCTATGCGGGTTGGAATTCAGGCGGCTATGGCTACCTGGTTGAAATCCAGCATTCAGACGGTAGCATGACCCTGTATGCCCACAACAATCGAATTTTGGTTCGGGTTGGGCAGCAGGTTGCTCAAGGTCAGCAAATCTCTGAAATGGGCAGTACTGGCTACAGCACCGGACCTCACCTACACTTTGAAGTGCATCCTTCTGGCAGAGGAGCGGTTAACCCGATGGCGTATCTGCCCAGAAGCTAG
- a CDS encoding transposase (IMG reference gene:2510095013~PFAM: Transposase IS200 like) has protein sequence MSEYIHKSHNVTVLLYHLVFPAKYRRAVFDEQVDEVLREVCLEIEKRYEIKFIEIGVDKDHVHFLVQSVPTYSVTKLVKMIKSLTAREVFRRCPQVKQKLWGGEFWSDGYFASTVGKHGDEGMIANYVKNQGNEYLKLHRDEQLTLF, from the coding sequence ATGAGCGAGTACATCCACAAAAGTCATAACGTTACGGTTTTGCTATACCACCTTGTGTTTCCAGCAAAGTATCGGCGGGCTGTGTTTGATGAACAGGTCGATGAAGTTTTGCGAGAAGTTTGCCTGGAGATTGAGAAACGCTACGAGATTAAATTTATAGAAATCGGTGTAGACAAAGACCATGTGCACTTTTTAGTCCAATCGGTGCCGACATACAGCGTGACCAAATTGGTCAAAATGATCAAGAGTTTGACCGCAAGGGAAGTGTTTCGGCGTTGTCCTCAGGTGAAGCAAAAGCTATGGGGTGGAGAGTTTTGGAGTGATGGCTATTTTGCAAGTACAGTTGGGAAACACGGGGATGAAGGGATGATTGCGAACTACGTCAAAAATCAGGGTAACGAATATCTCAAGCTACACCGAGATGAGCAGCTTACTCTTTTTTGA
- a CDS encoding hypothetical protein (IMG reference gene:2510095014), producing the protein MSEEQPHPPDPTRPDSAASNLPEDPSPEGTPSAVSPETPADAIDMAVEVAAQESAPADVAETEIAQPTPSPESATLPPTSAAQSQTLQKLQQVWQEAQPRLKAGTIRFLKATIQVLETAVARLEQEPATPEATSTSPSASPSSTLPNRVNHLGNLLQRGWQRFWTWWSPILPKIRDRLPASVNQALSDKALTGAIAGVLVLVLWTTSSLFSNRPPKQVAIAPPSQSAPAKPTPEKKVPKPKNLPEVKVIPPPKPTPSPSSSPSSASPIPSPSSTPTLSSPKFAPSPFPTPPSPPLKLTPEQKLIARIQDEVAEVSNQSVEGLIQSVQANFRASRLTVKVGERWYGLEPAQQDKLANDILKRAQQLNFVKLELTDPTGELLARSPAVGSEMIILKRAGKP; encoded by the coding sequence ATGTCTGAGGAACAGCCCCACCCACCCGACCCCACCCGACCAGATTCAGCAGCATCTAATTTGCCAGAAGACCCTTCTCCAGAAGGGACTCCATCAGCAGTATCCCCAGAAACTCCCGCAGACGCTATTGATATGGCAGTAGAAGTCGCTGCTCAGGAGTCTGCACCAGCTGATGTAGCAGAAACTGAGATCGCCCAACCCACACCATCCCCAGAGTCAGCAACCTTACCCCCCACCTCAGCCGCTCAAAGTCAGACCTTGCAAAAACTTCAGCAAGTTTGGCAAGAAGCCCAACCGCGGCTGAAAGCAGGCACCATTCGTTTTCTCAAAGCCACAATTCAGGTTTTAGAAACCGCCGTTGCCCGTTTGGAACAAGAACCTGCTACTCCAGAAGCAACGTCCACCTCCCCATCTGCCTCTCCATCCTCCACTTTGCCTAACAGGGTGAATCACCTGGGCAACCTGCTACAACGAGGTTGGCAACGCTTCTGGACATGGTGGAGTCCCATCCTACCCAAAATTCGCGATCGCCTCCCTGCTTCTGTCAATCAAGCCCTGTCCGATAAAGCTCTCACTGGCGCTATTGCAGGTGTGCTTGTGCTTGTTTTGTGGACGACCTCTTCCCTGTTTTCCAATAGACCACCCAAACAAGTCGCGATCGCCCCCCCTTCCCAATCCGCCCCAGCCAAACCCACTCCAGAGAAAAAGGTACCCAAACCCAAAAACCTGCCAGAGGTCAAAGTCATCCCCCCACCCAAACCCACTCCTTCCCCTTCTTCATCCCCCTCGTCTGCATCCCCTATCCCGTCCCCCTCATCCACCCCAACTCTCTCATCTCCCAAATTTGCTCCCTCTCCCTTCCCCACTCCCCCATCTCCCCCCCTCAAGCTCACGCCTGAACAAAAACTGATTGCTCGGATTCAAGATGAAGTAGCTGAAGTTAGCAATCAGTCAGTCGAAGGACTGATCCAATCCGTGCAAGCAAACTTCCGCGCCAGTCGTTTAACAGTAAAAGTAGGCGAGCGCTGGTATGGTCTAGAACCCGCCCAGCAAGACAAACTGGCGAACGATATTCTCAAACGGGCACAACAGCTCAACTTCGTCAAACTAGAACTTACCGACCCAACCGGAGAACTGCTAGCCCGCAGTCCCGCCGTCGGCTCCGAAATGATTATTCTCAAACGCGCTGGCAAACCCTAG
- a CDS encoding cation diffusion facilitator family transporter (IMG reference gene:2510095015~PFAM: Cation efflux family~TIGRFAM: cation diffusion facilitator family transporter): MVSEVVAESRGRRWVHHRVLFIGLWLTLMLLAIKVWVGWGTRSLSLAADALHTLVTCFSLLLSLLAVSAPYSVKRQAGGHTRLESGLTLALVGFLGASYCFLVGVAVEQIGFLGSADSVSTHIDHSILLLLGGMVVVSLGLSLFGRHQALTLENAMLRFSFSQSLQDTGLLALVFAGLVGVQAGFTWLDPVLTGVIMLVLLLNTWRIVNWQLPSMMQQTAIAPEAIAKTARRVEGILHCYNIHSRGIVGRMIYVELRLILHPECVPVAAAIMQRVERLIAQQYGPAKVVVHVDAPSPRSTDHRKG, from the coding sequence ATGGTGTCGGAAGTGGTAGCGGAGTCGCGGGGACGGCGATGGGTGCATCACCGAGTCTTGTTCATCGGACTGTGGTTGACGCTGATGCTGCTGGCAATCAAAGTATGGGTGGGCTGGGGGACGCGATCGCTCAGTCTGGCAGCGGATGCATTGCATACCCTGGTAACTTGTTTCAGTTTGCTGTTGAGTTTATTGGCTGTCTCCGCTCCCTATTCGGTTAAACGGCAAGCCGGAGGGCACACTCGCCTGGAATCAGGGTTAACACTAGCGCTGGTAGGATTTTTAGGTGCATCTTACTGCTTCCTGGTGGGGGTCGCGGTTGAGCAAATTGGATTCCTGGGCAGTGCAGATTCGGTATCCACACACATTGATCACTCAATTCTGCTACTGTTGGGCGGCATGGTGGTGGTTAGCCTGGGTTTAAGTTTGTTTGGACGGCATCAAGCACTAACGCTGGAAAATGCCATGCTGCGGTTTAGCTTCAGCCAGAGTTTGCAAGATACAGGCTTGCTAGCATTGGTGTTTGCAGGATTGGTTGGGGTACAGGCAGGATTCACCTGGCTCGATCCGGTGTTAACAGGAGTGATAATGCTGGTACTGCTATTGAATACCTGGCGCATTGTGAATTGGCAATTGCCATCAATGATGCAGCAAACGGCGATCGCCCCGGAGGCGATCGCTAAAACGGCGCGACGGGTGGAGGGCATTTTGCATTGTTACAATATCCATTCACGTGGCATAGTGGGTCGCATGATTTATGTGGAACTGCGACTCATTTTGCATCCAGAGTGTGTCCCTGTTGCCGCAGCGATCATGCAACGGGTTGAACGGCTGATCGCGCAGCAATACGGTCCCGCGAAGGTGGTGGTGCATGTGGATGCCCCCTCACCAAGGAGTACCGATCATCGTAAAGGATGA